Proteins encoded within one genomic window of Scylla paramamosain isolate STU-SP2022 unplaced genomic scaffold, ASM3559412v1 Contig35, whole genome shotgun sequence:
- the LOC135097891 gene encoding ankyrin repeat, PH and SEC7 domain containing protein secG-like isoform X4 — MALHYAAARGQQQCVAALTPVTPPTPAHLEALTPVHTASYRGHVEVLEQLAGAGWPLTARDSDGKTPLHLAAEGGSVTCLRWLVNRGGDTRVQNKSGHTPLDTAVQFGRHEVETWLVKNSGAVVRNEDQRVEEVSAAPPESLYQELLSTISLGDDVQAVSSLLCQGASIEPRGGRSPLRLAVTTDRARTVSLLLASGASLSATLLQEAWQSPNVTHMVLASLTSAYCCRLRVEQRRLVEVSRALVEGISNLLEDIEGSTPWLAAWRSGEDTDHATLSDLLAKAAAANCPVTAAFLQSAGAWPFFSQASGGSALHAALDAGHQTMAEALIRDLGGCPYVPDTHGRLPVHMMSDEERQRLEQRLFEEEQEKLKDLELLQKADREKAAARTALDVQKVLFDTHKNGEDKNVSAGDGRAALLLAARKGLLQLTHLLLREGRRPVDEVVDDTCGTTALHQAASHGQDGCVALLLSAGANTQQRDSYGQTPRLLAAMFGHTSTADLLAQQDVQDVPCRAGTTAKQVTRGFEAYLQLYEKHAHDPLTPFDRHNPDGVTRKLMKCIRVGKLQQEAQRVAVDLSEGEALQIHEAVMAELKVIMDNVSAADPTYRGDLRLAGSSRDGSKLYAPDEFDVNIVIHGDDAGVNVSERRKEEALLKGRLQISVKTDNPNLKGNSFMANLYKKVHRCLAGHTLQDERLSLVPPGLTSTQVGVALALAWQGREYPLLLVGVDLVPVLEVPWPEQIPRPFLTPGDTTTMQLSNAADGSWRCSFALTEAKVLGTLSPAERQLQLMGKLLLSRLKAERWMPRHKKSFCTWFATREWNIPVPSGFCFKNALLRWLEYRRRGERHHAKQLAAGREGDPARWLVQVFRLMCADPEESRERLTTQNSSAYFGGDCEGRKPGDGAPVIVQCLEEDLEKLWPGSSGPPRPQPRQPGGGEHTGGAASLDAEDATPR; from the exons atgGCCCTCCACTATGCTGCAGCGCGGGGCCAGCAGCAGTGCGTGGCGGCCCTCACGCCTgtcacccctcccacccccgcACACCTCGAGGCACTCACCCCGGTGCACACCGCCAGTTACCgtggccacgtggaggtactggagcagctggcgggtgctggctggcccctcaccgcTAGGGACAGTGATGGCAAGACACCCCTGCACCTTGCTGCGGAAGGGGGTAGCGTGACATGTCTGCGATGGCTGGTAAATCGAGGTGGTGACACGCGCGTGCAAAATAAGAGTGGACATACCCCGCTGGACACGGCCGTGCAGTTTGGCCGCCACGAGGTGGAGACTTGGCTGGTCAAAAATAGTGGCGCTGTTGTGAGGAACGAGGATCAGCGTGTGGAGGAAGTG AGCGCCGCACCCCCCGAGAGCTTGTACCAGGAACTGCTCTCAACAATCAGTCTCGGGGACGACGTGCAGGCGGTGTCCAGTCTCCTGTGTCAAGGCGCCTCCATAGAGCCCCGGGGTGGCCGCTCCCCCCTCAGACTTGCTGTCACCACCGACCGTGCACGCACCGTCAGCCTGCTGCTGGCGAGCGGCGCCTCCCTGTCCGCCACACTGCTGCAGGAGGCTTGGCAGAGCCCCAATGTGACCCACATGGTGCTGGCCTCCCTCACCAGC GCCTACTGCTGCCGGCTGCGTGTGGAGCAGCGTCGTCTGGTAGAGGTCAGCCGCGCTCTTGTCGAGGGCATCAGCAATCTGCTGGAAGACATCGAGGGAAGTACTCCGTGGCTGGCTGCCTGGCGATCGGGCGAGGACACTGACCACGCAACTCTGAGCGACCTCCTGGCAAAGGCTGCGGCTGCCAACTGCCCCGTGACTGCCGCCTTCCTGCAGAGTGCAGGGGCGTGGCCTTTCTTTAGCCAAGCCTCGGGTGGCAGCGCCCTGCACGCAGCGCTGGACGCCGGCCACCAGACCATGGCCGAGGCGCTGATCAGGGACCTCGGGGGCTGCCCTTACGTGCCGGACACACACGGTCGCCTTCCAGTGCACATGATGAGTGACGAGGAGCGACAGAGGCTGGAGCAG AGGCTCTtcgaggaggagcaagagaagctGAAGGATTTGGAGCTTCTGCAGAAAGCAGATCGCGAGAAGGCGGCGGCACGGACAGCGCTGGACGTGCAGAAGGTTCTTTTTGACACCCACAAGAATGGAGAGGACAAGAATGTTTCTGCAGGTGATGGCCGCGCCGCCCTGCTGCTGGCCGCTCGCAAAGGCCTTCTGCAGCTGACTCATCTGCTGCTGCGGGAGGGTCGCCGCCCAGTGGACGAGGTGGTGGACGACACCTGCGGCACCACCGCCCTCCACCAGGCGGCTTCGCACGGCCAGGACGGTTGCGTGGCGCTGCTGCTGAGCGCAGGCGCCAACACACAGCAGCGCGACAGCTACGGCCAGACCCCCCGACTCCTTGCCGCCATGTTTGGCCACACAAGCACTGCTGACTTGCTGGCCCAACAAGATGTGCAGGACGTTCCTTGCCGCGCGGGCACCACCGCCAAGCAAGTGACGCGAGGATTTGAAGCATACTTGCAGCTTTATGAGAAGCATGCCCATGATCCTCTGACTCCATTTGACCGCCACAACCCCGACGGCGTCACAAGGAAGCTCATGAAATGCATACGTGTAGGAAAACTGCAACAGGAGGCTCAGCGGGTGGCTGTTGACTTATCAGAAGGTGAGGCCCTTCAAATACACGAGGCGGTGATGGCGGAACTGAAAGTCATCATGGATAATGTGTCAGCCGCGGACCCCACCTACCGCGGCGACCTGAGGCTGGCGGGCAGCTCTCGGGACGGCTCCAAGTTGTACGCCCCAGATGAGTTTGACGTAAATATCGTGATTCACGGTGATGACGCAGGAGTAAATGttagtgagagaaggaaggaggaagcccTGCTGAAGGGCAGGTTACAGATCTCTGTGAAGACTGACAACCCCAACCTTAAGGGGAATAGTTTCATGGCCAATCTGTACAAGAAGGTGCACCGCTGCCTCGCTGGCCACACCCTGCAGGACGAAAGACTGAGCCTGGTGCCGCCGGGCCTTACTAGTACGCAGGTGGGCGTGGCACTTGCCCTGGCCTGGCAGGGGCGAGAGTATCCACTGCTGCTGGTCGGCGTGGACCTGGTGCCGGTGCTGGAGGTGCCGTGGCCGGAACAAATCCCCAGACCCTTCCTCACTCCcggggacaccaccaccatgcagctCAGTAATGCCGCGGATGGCTCATGGCGCTGCAGCTTTGCCTTGACGGAGGCAAAGGTGCTAGGGACGCTGAGCCCGGCGGAGCGCCAATTGCAGCTGATGGGAAAGCTACTTCTTTCCCGCCTCAAGGCTGAGCGCTGGATGCCACGACACAAGAAGAGCTTCTGCACCTGGTTTGCCACACGGGAGTGGAACATCCCGGTGCCGAGCGGGTTCTGCTTCAAGAACGCACTCCTGCGGTGGCTGGAGTATAGGAGGCGTGGGGAGAGGCACCATGCCAAGCAGTTGGcggcggggcgggagggggaCCCCGCCAGATGGCTGGTACAGGTGTTCAGACTGATGTGTGCAGACCCAGAGGAATCCCGAGAGCGCCTGACAACTCAAAACAGCTCCGCCTACTTTGGAGGAGACTGTGAGGGGCGAAAACCTGGGGACGGGGCGCCCGTCATCGTGCAGTGTCTGGAGGAGGACTTGGAAAAGTTGTGGCCTGGCTCGTCTGGGCCACCACGGCCTCAGCCTAGACAGCCAGGCGGCGGTGAACATACTGGTGGCGCTGCGTCTTTGGATGCAGAAGATGCAACTCCACGGTGA